The following coding sequences are from one bacterium window:
- a CDS encoding SDR family oxidoreductase: MIGPDPTNYVGTSMHAWYPDYFFHKGGIINFTRFIASYYGDKGVRCNCVSPGGLYQPSMPEAFVNNYCSRTIFDRLANDTDLKGVIVFLASDASAYITGVNIPVDGGYTAK, encoded by the coding sequence ATGATCGGCCCCGATCCGACCAACTATGTCGGTACCTCCATGCATGCATGGTATCCCGACTACTTTTTTCACAAGGGCGGAATCATAAACTTCACACGATTTATCGCGAGCTATTACGGCGACAAGGGGGTTCGGTGCAATTGCGTAAGCCCCGGCGGCCTGTACCAGCCTTCCATGCCCGAAGCCTTCGTCAATAACTACTGCAGCAGGACGATATTCGACCGTCTTGCGAACGATACCGATCTCAAAGGGGTTATCGTCTTCCTGGCATCGGACGCATCTGCCTATATCACCGGTGTCAACATCCCTGTGGACGGCGGATATACAGCGAAATAA